The genomic window GAGACGTGGGTCAGCAAGACCAAGGTGGAGGGAATTGGTGAGAGGTGCTGAGGGCCGAGAGACGTCGCTGCATGAGCAGAGGAGGAAAGACGGAAAGGGCTGGGCACGTGGGAGGGAGCCAGGGCATGCCGAGCTCCCATGGGAGGCCTTGGGGGCAAAAGCAAGAAGTTCTGTTTGAGATGTCTGGCTTGTCCGCCTGGGAAGTCCAGGCAGCGGCTGATGGATTTGGGGGTGGAAGCCATTCCGGCGTTAACGGCTCTCCTTCGTGTCTGCCCTCTCGGCCGGCCCTGAATCCACCGAGTCACGCCGTCAGCGATGACTCGGCTGAAGTCTCGGTCGGATGCTTTGATGCCGAGCCCGAGGATCAGCTCGTGGGGCTGCGTGAGAGATCTAGGAGTCGTGGAGAGATGGGCGCTACCCAGAGGATTTGCGTTCAAGTGCAGCCTCCAGCGCTGCCGGCTCTGCGACCCCGGACAAGTCActccaccctgtttgcctccactTCCTAACCCGTACAGCgaggctggagaagggaatggcagatCACTCCAGCGTGGGTGCCAGTAGAAGTCTGTCCTCCACAGCACGGTTACCAagacagaggacagagagaaGAGCAGAGGGCCGGATCCAAGCTCTGAGGAGGACGCCAACAAAGCCAGTAAGCATTCTTGAGGCGCCTACTGCGTGCCGGCCACCGGACTAAGCCTCGGGGGTAAAAGGCCCAGACGGGCCCAGCCCGGGAGGACCCAGCGTCCAGCGGACAGAatcaataagaaataattaaagagaAGGACGGAGAAGGCGAGGTTTCAGCTGGGCCTGGAGGGGAGCCGGGATGGAGGGACCCGTTCTTGGAACAGTGAGGAGGCCAGCGTCCCTGGCGAGGAGAGGAGCAGCGGGTCTGGGTGGGCTTCTGACCGGGGGCCCGCTTTCCCGCAGATGTCTCCCAGGCCACCCTCTCTGCACTGGTTCTTTCCTCATTTACTTGCTCCTTCCTGGTTACCTACAAGTACTTGCCTTCCGCAGATCTGACCACCGTCTGGGGCTGGTCTCTCCCCCGGGACCCTTGGCACGGCCTCCCCTTTGTGCTCCTCTTTGAGATCCTCCACCGTCTATTTCCAGCCTCTTCCTTCATTTGGGCCAAATTCTCGCCGCTCCTTCTCCTAGACAGGCCGCCCTTTGTGGGCTCCCCCCGCTGGCTGACCCCTGGTGCTCAGGCTCCGTTTCTCCTCCAGGGCCCGGCCTGGGCCCACTTCCCCCCCTCTCCCGGCTTGGCTGATCTGCTCGGGTCCCCGTGTCCCTCCCGAGCTCCAGGCCCGGGTCCCCCCCTGCCCCAACATTCTGTGCCTCCTAACATTCCGAGGATCTGTGATGCTTCGCACTCCGGGGGCCTTGGAGAGAGCGCGGCAGAGGACGGCCTCGGGGAGGCAGAACATGGGCCGGGGATGGGGAGGGGACCAAGAGGCCgtgctccaggcctggctgttcTCTTCCCAGGCTCAGGCCCCCCCTGGCCGAAGCCTCCCTGAAGCCCACCTTCGGACGCTGCTAGGACAGCTGGACCCCCAGCGCCTCTGGGGCAAGTACCTCCAGCCCCTACTGGTTGAAAGGACACCAGGCAGTCCTGGGAACTCGAAGGTCCGGCAGGTAAGGAAGAGAAGGCCTGGGGGGTCTTCTGGGCTCTGGCCCCTTCCTAGGCCCCCTGGGCTTGCgagctcccctcctcccccatcttTGGAGAACCAGGAGCCCTTAGTGCCCCCCGTGGACCCAGGAGGCCTCGGCCGCCTGGCTGTCTCCCCCAGATCTCCCGCTAGGCCCCCCAGGCTTCCTGGCTCTCCAAGCCCACCTCCTGTGCCCACAGTTCCTGGAGGATGAACTCCGGGCTCTAGACGCTGGCTGGCAGGTGAAGGTGGATGCCTTCTCGGCCCCGACACCGCTAGGGCCCGTGGCCTTCGCCAGCGTGGTGGCCACGCTGTCCCCAGAAGCCCCCCGACGCCTGACCCTGGCCTGCCACTTCGACTCCAAGCTCTTCCCTCCAGGTGGGCCCCCTTTCCTGGGTGCCACAGACTCGGCTGTTCCCTGCGCTCTGCTTCTCGAGCTCGCCCGCGCCCTGGACCCTCAGCTACGCCGCTCCAAGGACCGGGTAAGGAGGGGCCGGAGCCGGGGAGGGGGGCTTTCTGTGGGGTGCCAGCGCTTGTCTCGGGGCGCCGCCTCCTCCTTTCTGGTGACCGCTTTTCAATGACTTCCAGGGGGCTCCTGTGACCCTTCAGCTCCTTTTCCTGGATGGGGAGGAGGCTTTGAAGGAGTGGGGGCCGGAAGACTCTCTTTATGGGGCTCGGCACTTGGCCCAGCGCATGGAGCAGACACCCCACGGCCCGGGCCTCTCAGAGCTTCAGGCGATTGTGAGTGCGAGCGGGGGCTGCCCCGCCTCAGCAGCCAGGGGGGTCGCTCCCCTTCCTTGGGATTTGTGCCCCAGAGAAACATGGGGGCTTCGGGgattgagggaggggaggggggggcagtGAATCAGCATTCACTAAGCGCCCACTGTGTGCAGGCACGGGGCCGAGCACGTCAGAGGGCCCCCCGGATGCAGATGCCGTGATTATCCCCATCTGGTAGCTGGGGGAGCCCAGGCTGCCTCAGGGTCGCGGAGCTCGCGTCGGGCCCAGCCCTTTCCCCGCCAGGCTCCGCGGTGTGGGGTGCGAGGGAGCCGCCCCCCCGGCCTGGCGACGCTCTGACTGACCTCCGGCACTCGCGGGGCCGCAGGCGCCCGGCCTGAGCTGACCCGTCGGGAGGCGGTCGCCACACTGCTCTCCCCGCTTTGGGCCCTCCTGGATGTCTGGCTGCTGACCGTCCTCCGCCCCTCCCCTCTGTGTGTCTGTCCCAGGAAATGTTTGTCCTCCTGGACCTGCTGGGAGCCCCGAACCCCGTCATCAGGAGTCACTTCCCCAACACGGCCTCCTGGTTCCAGCGGCTCAGCTCCATAGGTACTGGGGGGCCGGGGGGAGGCGGGACGCCCCCGGCGCCGGGGCCTCCCTGACCCCTTGCTGTCCCCCCGCAGAGAAGCGGCTCCACCGGCTGGGGCTCCTGGCCTCCCACCCCCGCGAGCTCATGTACTTCCAGCAGGGGCCGCCCCTCGGGGCCGTGGACGACGACCACGTCCCCTTCCTGCGCAGAGGTGGGTGCGAGGGCAGGGCGGGGGGGGCAGCCTCTGGCTGGGCGGCCTCTGGCGAGCCTCACGGGCTGCCCTCTGCTCGCCCCGCCAGGTGTGCCCATCCTGCACGTCATCCCCACGCCCTTCCCCGTGGTGTGGCACACGGCCGCTGACACGGAGGCCAACCTGCACGCGCCCACCGTCCACAACCTCAGCCGCGTCTTTGCCGTCTTCCTGGCAGAGTATCTGGGCCTGCGCTAGGCCCCGGTGCCCGCAGGGCCCGAGCGCGCCCGCCCGCGGGGAGTGCCAGGCCTGCCGGGCGCCTGCGGACACAAGGATCAGAAatgaaaagcctccaagaactcGCCTTCTCTCCAGGCTTCGCAGTGTTTGGGAGCCTCGGGGCAGGGGGGTCCCTCACAGgagccccgagttcaaatcccaaccccGCCCTTCCTCTTGGTGGGACCCCGAGGAGGCCCTCCGCCTTCTCGGCCCGAGTGTCCCCGGGGAAGAGCGAGGACGATAACATCCTCCCTCAGGAGCAGCCATCGCGGCCAGCACGGGAGGGAAGGCATGTCCGGGGCAGCCGGTGCCTCTGGGGCTCTCTGGACGCTCGGCCAGCGAGACCGTCCTCTGATCCTCCCTGCAGGCCAGCTGCTGCTGTTGCCTTTCCATCAGGAAACGGAGGCTCGGAGGCTTTGGACCGTGAGCGATTCCCAGGCCCCCAGCTCCCGGCAGGAGACGCCTGTCCTAGGCACCTGTGGGGGAGTCCGGGCACCCCTGGGGACCTCAGAGCCCCGAGGTGAGGCCTGGCTGGGCTGGTGCTCCACTTCGTGCAGGTGACGTCAGGGCTGGCTCCCACGAGAGGGCCCCACAGGGAGTGCTGGCCGAGGAGACCGAGGGGGGGAGTGGACACAGTCACACAGCCCCGGTGTGGGATTCCCCGCCGCTCCCTGGCTGGTTTCTGGGCTCAGCTTCGCCCTTTCCTGTCCATGCCAGAAGGAGCTTCAGTCCCTGGTTCAAGAAGCGTCTGTGGCTCCTTCAGGCCCAGGGACGGCCTCCCATCCTTCCCCGCTCATTCCTGCTGCCCGGCCCACCTGGCCTGTTGGCTCTTCCCCGAATGCCACCTTCCCGCTCCCATCTCTGCCTCAGGGAATCCCGGCTTCCTCCCGTGTGGCTCGTGGGGTCCCACCCTTCTGTGGCCTCCGGAGGTGCCTCTCGTTTGGGCCTCAAAAGAGCCCTGTGAGAGTGGTGCTTTGGGGCTGCTccttttgcagatggagaaactaaggctcagggagATAAAACAAGTGTCTGCTGTGGGATCGGCCCCTCGGCtgcccctctgtctctcctcaatACCTCTCTGACTGCACACGGTAGACTGTAAGCTCCAGGCGGGCAAGATTTCCCGGCTTTGTAATCCCGCCCTGAGCGCTGGCCTGGAGGCCCTAATAAATGACCTGGGGTTGGCTTGGCAGTGCCGAGGGGTCACCGAAGCCGCCTGGGCCTGGCCGGGCAAACGCGGGCTTGCAGACTTCTTGACCTTCCAGCTCTTTGACTGTGTTCCTCATTCTTTAAGCATGGGCAGTGTGCGCCCGGGAGACGGGCGACTGCTGACGCTATCTAGGAAAAAGGAGCTCCTGgccctgctctatccactgagccaccaagctgccctctGCCTCCCGCCGCCCTGTCCCCTCCGACACCCCTACTGTACAGAGGGCTGGCTCCCGGTGGTCTGGGCCTGCCATCCTTGGCTGATGCCCCGGCCCTCGGGGACCCAAGAGGAGGCACCGGGGCGATGGGCTCTGGCTTCTGCCAGGACTGCCCGTCCAGCTCCGGCCCTCTGCTCCTCCATTGGGTCCTAAGGCACAGATCTGACCTTGTCCCTCCTCAGCTGGGTTGAAGACCCTTCCCAATCTGACTCCAGCCTCCCCTTGCAGACGGGCCTCTTTCGCATCACGTTACACTTTCCCAGACTGGCAGTCACCCCTCCTCTGGATTCCTGTCCTGCCAGGCAGGGGCTGCCCGGTGTTTGCTCCCAAGGCACACAGTCACCACTTAATAGAGCCTGGGAGAACGGAGTTGAATTGTGGCCCGACAGGCCACTCGCGATTCCTGGAGCGATGCCTCCCACGGCCTTGGCAGCCACGTGGCACTGACTCTAGTGGGGCCTGCTAGGCGCGTTGCTAAATCACactctcattggatcctcacagcGACCGCAAGAGGGGCTGCTACTATCATCCCCGTTTTGCAGTCAAGGACACAGGCCAAGAGAAGCTCTTTGTAACTTGGGCCAAGTGACAGCTAGTCACTGGGGCCAGGTTTGCCGTTGGGTCTTCCCAGATTCTCCTGCAGCAGCCCAACGAACATCTGCTGCCCCTTCCACGGACTGAGCAAGCACAGCTGAAGTCTAGGGTCCGGACGGTGGCCTCCTCAGGCTTCACAAGGTAGAGTCTGACTCTGACCCACTGAGGGCCAAGGAGGCACACCGGACCAGCTGCAGTGCCTGAAGCAGGGAGGCCAAAAGGCCTCACCACTGGGGCCATCAAAGAGAGGCTGGAGGGTCAATCTCAAAGGGGATCTAGTCCACCCCTACTGCAAGGTAAACCTGGCCACTGTGCAGGGAAGGAGGCCCAGAGGAGGAGTTAcaggggcctggagtcaggaagatctgagttcaaatccagcctctggcCAAATCGCTTGGCCTTTGCCTGTAAATTAAAGATAATAGAACATATTCCACAGGGtttttgtaagaatcaaatgctGGGGCAACAAGGTGACTCAAGTGTTTAGAGAGTAGGGCTTGGAGAgcggaagtcctgggttccaatcctgacccagacatttcttagctatgtgatcctaggcaagtcacttaatccccactgcctggtcctttctactcttctgcctttgaaacatttttaatatcaattctaagaagggaagggggaggttaAAAAAGGGCAAAGGAGGGCGGTGGGCTTTTCCTGTAGTTGGACCTCAGGCCCACCCACCTCTCTCCCCATTTAGATGGGGGAAGGGGGCCTTGAGGGCAGAACTGACTGAATCCCCCTGCATCCGCTGCGCTTAATTAGATGACCTCTCATTCATGCCTCTTAAGGTGCTTTGCTAACCGTACTGCTATAGGAACGTCAGAGCTTGTTATGGGTTTTGTTATGATTATGGCTATAGacgagtaaactgaggcccagggaaggccCAAGGTGAGCTGAATTCGAACTAATTCAAATTCTTCCACTTTCTAATTCAGCGCCACCTCGTGGGCACTATATGTAGGCGAGAGCTAAAAGCGTGCCCCTGTCGACACCCCAAAGCTGTCGCTGGAACTGGGAATTCGAGGTTGCCCTAGCCTGGGAATGTGGGCACACTGGGTCCCGCCCCTTTCGCAAAGGACACTGGTCCCAGGTCGTTATGACGACACGGCGCCACCCCCCCCGTCTATTACGCACGCGCAGCCGGCACTTTCCTCTGTAATTAACGTTCCTGCGTCAGTTCCCACACAACCTCCTCGCGGGCCGGAACCGGAACTGCCCTACTCTCCGCCACGCTCCGTACACCGGAACCGGAAGTGACTCCAGGCGGCAGAGAAAACGGAGCCGGAGCGTAGAGGCAGCCACGGCGCGAGGGAAGCAGGAGCGCGAAGGATCGAGGGGCCACAGCCACCATGTGAGCGGTAGTCCTTCCCCGTGCCCGAAAACGGGGACTCCATCTGGGGAGAGGGTGCGGCAGGAGCTTTCAGGGAACGAAGTGGGGACCGGGAGAGGGTGGGCTAAGGCTGCCACCTAGGGGGACTCTCTTGGGTGACGTTGGTTATTAAGACGCGGGGGTGGCGCGTGATCCTATGAGAAGGAAGCGCGCGAGTAGAATGCTGCGGGGTGCCATACGAGCCGGAGATGCGGGTGGGAGAAGGGGGCGCGCACAGCACGTGGAGAGAAAAGTGGCGccagcagccaatgggaagaGGGGGCGGGCTAATGGTGAGGCATGACGGCCAATGGCAAGAGGGGATCAGCCAGGCGAGCGGCTCTGATGGCCAATGGGTGTGGAGGGACGGCCCAGTAGAGCGGGCGACAGGCTATTGGGGAGAAGGGGGTGTCTTTAGATGCAAGAATAtagtatgtgtgtttcttggtGGCTGTCAGGTACTGCCTCGTGCTCTGCATCCTGGTTTCCCCACCTGTTGGGTGCCTACTGTaggccaggcattgtgttaagccaTGAGGATACAGAAAGGGGCAAAAGACGGACCTTCCCCTTTTCGCAGCCAGGGGCTCACTGAAATGAGTTAAGTCCTTTGGGCCTCAGTAATAGAAGGCTGGACCAGATGAACCCCAACGCCTCTAAACACACCATCCTGTAGTATTCTACAAGTATTGAGGGTCTACAATGCCAGGCCCTGAGGGTACagtaaaaaatgagatatttcctgccttcaaggagttaatattttacagaagagtaaaCAAATATGCCTGTAGGTGAGTACTAGAGTATAGACAGAATTCTCCCTGGCTTTCCATTAgctcatctgtaaattgattgAAGGGGTAGTGTGGACCTAAGGTTCGTTCTTGCACTCCATATGTAATCTTGTGGTGGGGCAGCAAAGTAGCACTGTAGATAACATTCTAGGCCTGGAATTGGGGGGAATCTAGCTACAAATCTGTGCTCAGACACTTCATGgctgtgactctgggtgagtcacttaactcattgcctagcccttgctgttcttctgccttagaattagtactaattggttctaagacggaagataaggattttaaaatgtaatgttataaaTCTTGAAAGGACTTAGAGATTCCAAGAGTTGGAGGTAAGGAGAAGGCATCCTGCTGTATTTAGAGAAATTGCTTGGCAAGAAAGGGAGCTAGCTTCAATGTAGACTCAGTCCTTGGGAAAGAATTGGACTATAAAGAATCATAAGTGGTGAATGAATAGGAAATAGGGAGCCATGGGACTAAAGAGAAACTTGGTGTGACAGTATTAGAGAAAGAGGATTCACGGGGCTGGGAGAGGGCAGGGATCCCAAATAGATGGAGTGAAGAGTAGACATTTGTGAGAGAACCTGCAGAGGTGATGGCACAAGAGGTAGGTTAATGTGGAAGTGGGTAGGATAATATGGGTGATGGGGATCTGTCCAAGATCAGGTGGAATTGGTTCACTTGAAAAACCATAAAGGGTGAATTTAAAGGGGACTGTTAGCCACAGAGATATTGAGAGGTATCAGCTAGAAACTTAAAGGTTAGGTGTGGGGGAGGAGATCTTTGGAAATAGGGAGTATTAGCcccatggggaaactgaggggtGGTCAGAGTACTGAGGCAATTCACTTCCTGAGTTGGAGTGTATGATAGCAAAGATGCTGCCATTCAGGGAATTGAGGAGGTTAGACCTTGAATGGAACTTGAACAAATGAGGAGCCAATAGTTGATGAATAGATAAAGACCAACCAACACAAGGAAAATTTTGAGTCATAGAGATTTGATGGTAGAAAAGTTTGGGAAGCAACAGAGGTACCAACTAACTTTTTGGATGGTCTATCGTAGGGGTGACTTGCCATTTAGGAAGCATTGTTAGGCACtgctagaaaaataaaagggaattcAGAAGTCTTTCCAGTTAAGGAGCCCAGAGGGTGAAATGAGAAAACCAGATGGGAAACATTCATATCCATGGAATTGGAGACTTAGAAGAGACCTCCAAAATTATTTGGTCCAAACTCAGCTTGAAATGTTACCTCCCTTGACTGATAAGCTATTGAACCTTTGATTGCCAACCCTCAGAAACCAAGAACTTGATATCTCTCAAGACAATTCTGTGATCAtgagagttttctttttcatatcagTTCAACATCTGGCCCAGTATTTCTGCTTTCTGGAATCAAGTAGAATGAGTCTTAGCCCCACTTTCATATACCTGAAGACAGTTATCCTTTCCCATggccttttcttctctagcttaatCTCTGCATTCAGTTTCTTCTGGGCAGTCTGAGAAAAGTCCTTTCTGCTTCTAGTCATTGACAGCTTACCAGGACAGGAGGTCTGAGAAATTTTCCTCATACGCCGTGTGTAGTCCAGGCAGACTGGTCTGTCCATTTCCAAAATAGACATCTTCCTTTGCTCCCATAGTCCTCATGCTGTCCATCTTCCCTTTGAGAATAATAGCCTTCTCCAAAGGTAGTTCAGAATAGGGTGGGGCCCTCCATTTGCCATCAGGATCCCTGAACTCAGACCCGTATTCTGCTGTTTCCCACAGTTGTTTGACCTTAGCCAAGCCACCAGTTTTCTCATGAGCCTGTGGTTCCTTCCTACTTCTGGAATGCAGAAGTCTCTATGAGAAGAGAAACACTTCCCCTCTGATACCTCCTCCCGCCCTCCACTTAGATATTTATAAAGCCTGAGAGCTGTTGAGTAAAGTGGAAGAAAAGGATTTGCTTTCATTCATGAACTGCCTGATAGGTGCATTGTGCAGAAAGGATCTATTTGGTTTCCTGAATGTTTAATTTAAAGATCCTAAATATAGAAGCAAGGCCATCTCTACCTATCATCCATAAGCTTGCCTCCTTTATAGAGGAAGCTAGCATTTGTTGGGATTTGGTGTCTATGAAAAGGAGTTTTAGATTGAGGAGTCACGGGGAAGTGAATTGACAAGCTCTTCTTATTATTTGGGGGTAGGAGCATCAGGGCAGAAACAGCTATGTGATTAAGTATGTGAGAGAACACAGACTCTGAGAAGGGAGTTCCAAAGCTGAGGAGGAGATATAGACCTAATTGATTGCCTGGGGCACAGTCTCCTGAGGTCTGATAGTCCTGATGTTAGGGGAAGGTTCTCCTTTATTTCCATAAGGTAATGAGCTCCCTGCCTCTGGAATTGTTCACACACAGGCTAGATGGTTACTCTGCTGTTAGGGATCCATACTTGGGTAGTATTTGGACCAAGGTCCCCCTGGGATTCTTTTGAGTCTAGAATGGAAGGGGTTGGGAAGCCTCCCTTCCCACTGAACTGGCCAAGGTTTAGAGCGGATTCGAGCAGGCCCTGGCCAAGGAGGTCTGAGTGAGTTGGGACATGAATCTCTAGAGAACGGCTTACTAGGGAGAAAGTGGCAGAGGAGCTGCCAGACCACCAAACCCAGATTTAAAAAGAGTTTTGAGAcataggatgg from Monodelphis domestica isolate mMonDom1 chromosome 4, mMonDom1.pri, whole genome shotgun sequence includes these protein-coding regions:
- the QPCTL gene encoding glutaminyl-peptide cyclotransferase-like protein isoform X2, with the protein product MADHSSVGASRSLSSTARLPRQRTERRAEGRIQALRRTPTKPAQAPPGRSLPEAHLRTLLGQLDPQRLWGKYLQPLLVERTPGSPGNSKVRQFLEDELRALDAGWQVKVDAFSAPTPLGPVAFASVVATLSPEAPRRLTLACHFDSKLFPPGGPPFLGATDSAVPCALLLELARALDPQLRRSKDRGAPVTLQLLFLDGEEALKEWGPEDSLYGARHLAQRMEQTPHGPGLSELQAIEMFVLLDLLGAPNPVIRSHFPNTASWFQRLSSIEKRLHRLGLLASHPRELMYFQQGPPLGAVDDDHVPFLRRGVPILHVIPTPFPVVWHTAADTEANLHAPTVHNLSRVFAVFLAEYLGLR
- the QPCTL gene encoding glutaminyl-peptide cyclotransferase-like protein isoform X1, which gives rise to MRKSNGGSHGGGGGRPRRRSVERGLSEPLQTRPLLQRRLLRPPLPLLLLALALGTGLYVACGSWGGTGAVGGGVGERRAGAKRRSSPDLQAQAPPGRSLPEAHLRTLLGQLDPQRLWGKYLQPLLVERTPGSPGNSKVRQFLEDELRALDAGWQVKVDAFSAPTPLGPVAFASVVATLSPEAPRRLTLACHFDSKLFPPGGPPFLGATDSAVPCALLLELARALDPQLRRSKDRGAPVTLQLLFLDGEEALKEWGPEDSLYGARHLAQRMEQTPHGPGLSELQAIEMFVLLDLLGAPNPVIRSHFPNTASWFQRLSSIEKRLHRLGLLASHPRELMYFQQGPPLGAVDDDHVPFLRRGVPILHVIPTPFPVVWHTAADTEANLHAPTVHNLSRVFAVFLAEYLGLR